Proteins from a genomic interval of Hemicordylus capensis ecotype Gifberg chromosome 14, rHemCap1.1.pri, whole genome shotgun sequence:
- the LOC128337589 gene encoding zinc finger protein ZFP2-like, protein MNTRGKPHKCLECGKSFSASSHLTSHQRTHTGERPYKCLECGKSFTVNSSLISHQRTHSGEKPHQCLECGKSFIDSGNLTKHQRIHTGEKPYECLECGKSFRVSSHLTSHQRTHTGEKIYQCLECGKSFSRSGTLTIHQRTHSAEKPYKCLDCGKSFIVSYCLTLHQRTHTGEKPYLCFECGKSFSDSGSLTVHRRIHTGEKPYHCLKCGKSFSDNGSLIVHQRIHTGEKPYKCLECGKNFSVSSSLTSHQRTHSGEKPYQCLECGKSFTDRGKLSRHQRTHTGEKPYHCLECGKSFTDSGSLTVHQRIHTGEKPYKCLECDKRFSDSAKLNKHQRTHTGEKPYHCLECGKRFSSNGSLTVHQRTHTGDTPYQCLECGKSFSGSDYLNLHQMTHTGE, encoded by the coding sequence ATGAACACAAGGGGGAAAccgcataaatgcttggagtgtggaaagagcttcagtgcgAGTTCCCACCTCACttcacatcaaagaacccacactggagagagaccatataaatgcttggaatgtggaaaaagcttcactgTAAATTCCTCCCTCATTTCACATCAAAGAACACAttctggagagaaaccacatcagtgcttggagtgtggaaagagcttcattgacagTGGAAATCTTACCAAACATCAAAGAAtacacacaggtgagaaaccatatgaatgtttggagtgtgggaaaagcttcagggTGAGTTCCCACCTTACttcacatcaaagaacccacactggagagaaaatatatcagtgcttggagtgtggaaagagcttcagcaggagtggaacTCTCActatacatcaaagaacccacagtgcagagaaaccttataaatgcttagattgtgggaagagcttcattgtgagTTACTGCCTCACtttacatcaaagaacccacactggagagaaaccgtaTCTATGCtttgaatgtggaaagagtttcagtgaCAGTGGATCACTTACTGTGCATcgaagaatccacactggagagaaaccatatcactgcttgaagtgtggaaagagcttcagtgacaaTGGATCACTTAttgtacatcaaagaatccatactggagagaaaccttataaatgcttagagtgtggaaagaacttcagtgtaagttcctccctcacttcaCACCAGAGAACCCAttctggagagaaaccatatcagtgcttggagtgtggaaagagcttcactgacCGTGGAAAACTTAGcagacatcaaagaacccacactggagagaaaccatatcactgcttggagtgtggaaagagctttactgATAGTGGATCCCTTACTGTTCATCAAAGAAtacacactggagagaaaccatataaatgcttggagtgtgataAGCGATTCAGTGACAGTGCAAAACTTAACAAACATCAAAGAACTCACACTggtgagaaaccatatcactgcctggagtgtggaaagcgcttcagTAGCAATGGATCACTTACTGTGCATCAAAGGACCCACACTGGAGATACaccatatcagtgcttggagtgtggaaagagcttcagtgggAGTGACTACCTCAATTTACATCAAATGACTCACACTGGAGAGTAA
- the LOC128337576 gene encoding zinc finger protein OZF-like isoform X1 — protein MEETFALMAALGDRGESEEEEKPHPALLRGIRWGKKEKQRRQTKAKQRNGKGSYASQYGNIHKFGIQKTVAKERERCQRPARRKASEPGFQAQWEMDTREKPHRCLECGKGFINRGNLTKHQRTHTGEKPCELLEGGESVKVSSHLTSHQRTHTRERSFKCLECGKSFSNNRSLTVHQRTHTGEKPYKCLECGKSFSVNGSLTTHQRTHTGDKPYRCLECGKGFGSNGSLTIHERSHSAEKPFKCLECGKSFSVSYCLTSHQRTHSGEKPYQCLECGKSFNMSGSLYIHQRIHTGEKPYQCLECGKSFSEGGSLKVHQRIHTGEKPYKCLECGKSFSASGSLTVHQRIHTGEKPYQCSECGKSFSAHGSFIFHQRSHSEEKPYQCLECGKSFSQSSQLTVHQRTHTGEKPYQCLECGKSFTKSGNLTLHERTHTGEKPYQCLECGKSFSDSGKCSRHQRTHTGEKPYQCVQCGKSFSSNSYLIVHQRTHTGEKPYQCLECGKHFSQSSQLAVHQRSHTGEK, from the exons atggaggagacgtTTGCCTTGATGGCCGCTCTAG GTGACCGGGgggagagtgaggaggaggaaaaacccCACCCAGCATTGCTCAGAGGAATCAGatggggaaagaaggaaaaacagagaaGGCAAACTAAAGCAAAGCAGAGGAACGGGAAGGGATCTTATGCTTCTCAGTATGGCAACATCCATAAATTTGGAATCCAAAAAACGGTGGCGAAAGAAAGGGAAAGGTGCCAGCGCCCTGCGAGAAGGAAAGCTTCTGAACCAGGCTTTCAAGCTCAGTGGGAAATGGACACAAGGGAGAAACCACacagatgcttggagtgtggaaagggcttcatcAACAGGGGAAACCTCACcaaacatcaaagaacccacactggagagaaaccatgtgAGCTCTTGGAAGGTGGAGAGAGCGTCAAGGTGAGTTCCCACCTGACttcacatcaaagaacccacactagAGAGCGATcttttaaatgcttggagtgtggaaagagcttcagtaacaATAGATCacttactgtgcatcaaagaacccacactggagagaaaccatataaatgcttggagtgtggaaagagcttcagtgtcaATGGATCGCTTACCacacatcaaagaacccacactggagataAACCGTATcggtgcttggagtgtggaaagggcttcggCAGCAATGGAAGTCTTACTATACATGAAAGAAGCCATAGTGCagagaaaccttttaaatgcttggagtgtgggaagagcttcagtgtgaGTTACTGCCTCACTTCACACCAAAGAACCCACagtggagagaaaccatatcagtgcttggaatgtggaaagagcttcaatatgAGTGGATCACTTTacatccatcaaagaatccacactggagagaaaccttatcagtgcttggagtgtggaaagagcttcagtgagggtggaTCACTTAaagtgcatcaaagaatccacactggagagaaaccctataaatgtttagagtgtggaaagagcttcagtgcgAGTGGATCACTTACcgtgcatcaaagaatccacactggagaaaaaccgtATCAGTGttcggagtgtggaaagagcttcagtgcgCATGGTTCCTTCATTTTCCATCAAAGAAGCCACAGtgaagagaaaccatatcagtgcttagagtgtggaaagagctttagtcaaAGTTCACAgcttactgtgcatcaaagaacccacactggagagaagccatatcagtgtttggagtgtggaaagagcttcaccaaGAGTGGAAATCTTACCCTACatgaaagaacccacactggagagaaaccatatcagtgcttggagtgtggaaagagcttcagtgacagtGGAAAATGTAGcagacatcaaagaacccacactggagagaaaccataccaGTGTGTGCAGTGTGGAAAAAGTTTCAGTAGCAATTCATATCTGAttgtgcatcaaagaacccacactggagagaaaccatatcagtgcttggagtgtggaaagcacTTCAGCCAAAGTTCACAACTTGCAGTGCATCAAAGaagccacactggagagaaataa
- the LOC128337576 gene encoding zinc finger protein 84-like isoform X2 — MDTREKPHRCLECGKGFINRGNLTKHQRTHTGEKPCELLEGGESVKVSSHLTSHQRTHTRERSFKCLECGKSFSNNRSLTVHQRTHTGEKPYKCLECGKSFSVNGSLTTHQRTHTGDKPYRCLECGKGFGSNGSLTIHERSHSAEKPFKCLECGKSFSVSYCLTSHQRTHSGEKPYQCLECGKSFNMSGSLYIHQRIHTGEKPYQCLECGKSFSEGGSLKVHQRIHTGEKPYKCLECGKSFSASGSLTVHQRIHTGEKPYQCSECGKSFSAHGSFIFHQRSHSEEKPYQCLECGKSFSQSSQLTVHQRTHTGEKPYQCLECGKSFTKSGNLTLHERTHTGEKPYQCLECGKSFSDSGKCSRHQRTHTGEKPYQCVQCGKSFSSNSYLIVHQRTHTGEKPYQCLECGKHFSQSSQLAVHQRSHTGEK, encoded by the coding sequence ATGGACACAAGGGAGAAACCACacagatgcttggagtgtggaaagggcttcatcAACAGGGGAAACCTCACcaaacatcaaagaacccacactggagagaaaccatgtgAGCTCTTGGAAGGTGGAGAGAGCGTCAAGGTGAGTTCCCACCTGACttcacatcaaagaacccacactagAGAGCGATcttttaaatgcttggagtgtggaaagagcttcagtaacaATAGATCacttactgtgcatcaaagaacccacactggagagaaaccatataaatgcttggagtgtggaaagagcttcagtgtcaATGGATCGCTTACCacacatcaaagaacccacactggagataAACCGTATcggtgcttggagtgtggaaagggcttcggCAGCAATGGAAGTCTTACTATACATGAAAGAAGCCATAGTGCagagaaaccttttaaatgcttggagtgtgggaagagcttcagtgtgaGTTACTGCCTCACTTCACACCAAAGAACCCACagtggagagaaaccatatcagtgcttggaatgtggaaagagcttcaatatgAGTGGATCACTTTacatccatcaaagaatccacactggagagaaaccttatcagtgcttggagtgtggaaagagcttcagtgagggtggaTCACTTAaagtgcatcaaagaatccacactggagagaaaccctataaatgtttagagtgtggaaagagcttcagtgcgAGTGGATCACTTACcgtgcatcaaagaatccacactggagaaaaaccgtATCAGTGttcggagtgtggaaagagcttcagtgcgCATGGTTCCTTCATTTTCCATCAAAGAAGCCACAGtgaagagaaaccatatcagtgcttagagtgtggaaagagctttagtcaaAGTTCACAgcttactgtgcatcaaagaacccacactggagagaagccatatcagtgtttggagtgtggaaagagcttcaccaaGAGTGGAAATCTTACCCTACatgaaagaacccacactggagagaaaccatatcagtgcttggagtgtggaaagagcttcagtgacagtGGAAAATGTAGcagacatcaaagaacccacactggagagaaaccataccaGTGTGTGCAGTGTGGAAAAAGTTTCAGTAGCAATTCATATCTGAttgtgcatcaaagaacccacactggagagaaaccatatcagtgcttggagtgtggaaagcacTTCAGCCAAAGTTCACAACTTGCAGTGCATCAAAGaagccacactggagagaaataa